In Candidatus Komeilibacteria bacterium CG_4_10_14_0_2_um_filter_37_10, a genomic segment contains:
- a CDS encoding RNA polymerase sigma factor RpoD, protein MKKKKKFIKPAVIKKKKKVTPKVVKSTVKKNKKVKIIKKKKVVKNKVVTKSKKQNKHKADLSKKEKIVRPIAVQPTLEKIDRLLNKGRLRGFLTEDEVVYTFQEIEDYIEDYEIFLDRLDDSGILIIIPDGGILDAEMNKDKVKLADLIDLSADSIQMYLREIGRVSLLKNYEEVSLAKRKEKNDMEARSKLITANLRLVVSIAKKFVGRNLSLLDLIQEGNIGLFKAVEKFDYRKGYKFSTYATWWIRQAITRALADQSRTIRIPVHMVETINRFQQIERQLIQDLGREPLPEEIAAEMGEEIDKVRQIIKISQETVSLETSVGEDDEDSTLGDFIEDDKTITPDRVASLQLLKDHVKMIIQELTPREQKILEMRFGLEDGVAHTLEEVGQEFGVTRERIRQIEAK, encoded by the coding sequence ATGAAAAAGAAGAAAAAATTTATTAAGCCCGCTGTTATCAAAAAGAAGAAAAAAGTCACTCCAAAAGTTGTTAAATCAACAGTGAAAAAAAATAAGAAAGTTAAAATAATAAAGAAGAAAAAAGTTGTTAAAAATAAGGTAGTTACGAAATCCAAGAAACAGAATAAGCACAAGGCAGATCTTAGTAAGAAAGAAAAAATAGTTAGACCAATAGCGGTTCAGCCGACGTTGGAAAAGATTGATCGTTTGCTCAACAAAGGACGGTTGCGTGGCTTTCTGACCGAGGATGAGGTGGTATATACTTTTCAAGAGATCGAAGACTATATTGAAGATTATGAAATTTTTTTAGATCGCTTAGATGATTCCGGTATTCTTATTATCATACCCGATGGTGGAATTTTGGATGCGGAAATGAATAAAGATAAGGTTAAGCTAGCAGATTTGATTGATTTATCGGCAGATTCCATCCAAATGTATTTACGTGAAATTGGTCGCGTGTCGTTACTAAAGAACTATGAAGAAGTTTCTCTGGCTAAGCGTAAAGAGAAAAACGATATGGAAGCCAGATCTAAATTAATAACAGCCAACTTACGGTTGGTGGTTTCCATTGCCAAGAAATTTGTGGGGCGTAATTTATCTTTATTAGATTTAATTCAGGAAGGCAATATTGGTTTATTTAAAGCGGTAGAAAAATTTGATTATCGTAAGGGATATAAATTTTCTACTTATGCTACTTGGTGGATTAGACAAGCAATCACCCGCGCTTTAGCTGATCAGTCGCGGACGATTCGTATTCCCGTGCACATGGTAGAGACCATTAATCGTTTTCAACAAATCGAGCGTCAGTTGATTCAGGATTTGGGTCGCGAGCCATTGCCCGAAGAAATAGCTGCGGAAATGGGAGAGGAGATTGATAAAGTTAGACAGATAATCAAAATTTCGCAAGAGACCGTTTCTTTAGAGACGTCTGTTGGTGAAGATGATGAGGATAGTACGCTGGGTGACTTTATTGAAGATGATAAAACAATTACGCCAGATCGTGTGGCTTCTCTACAATTATTGAAGGATCACGTCAAAATGATTATCCAAGAATTAACACCACGAGAGCAAAAAATTTTAGAGATGCGCTTTGGTCTCGAGGATGGCGTCGCTCATACTTTGGAAGAAGTAGGGCAGGAGTTTGGCGTTACTCGTGAGCGCATTCGTCAAATTGAAGCTAAGG
- a CDS encoding DNA primase, whose amino-acid sequence MFTPTDEIKNRVDIADLIQEYLKLTPAGMNNFKANCPFHHEKTPSFIVSRDKQIWHCFGCGEGGDIFTWLQKIEGIDFPEALKILAKKANVPIDWHEPQYASEKNKLLDISRLAADYWHDILLHATEAQTVRDYLQQRIVDTKTVTEWQLGWSRDSWDDLLNYLKKNGFSENEIFAAGLIVKNDQGKYYDRFRNRLIFPIYNHHGQVIGFTGRTMSNEEAKYINTPQTLIYNKSQVLYGLDKAKTAIRKADYVIIVEGNMDVITCANAGTKNVIGVSGTALTTEQINLIQRFSNNVMMSFDADVAGERAALRGLDLAWQRGLNVKIIRLLAGKDPDECIKLNRDLWLESIRQAVNIMDYYFSIILKDKDLSRSDHKKNIAADLLPLIAKLPDQIERSHYLQKLANLLNVSEKILTDKLKLPTTKDSLASKTEKEQEINLDSSLDIIKHKIAEGIIAILLLYPDKIRLVITELLPEELPELELADIYKTIVMYYNSIDSSQINNNLLGRSNLHDFLEKQRPDWLNRITTLELLATKEFSDLQPAEIDYELEQRIQRLKKEIRLIKVANLTSVLKQAEASGDQELIDQLLTQIHQCHQELKNLS is encoded by the coding sequence ATGTTTACCCCAACAGACGAAATAAAAAATAGAGTGGATATTGCGGATTTAATTCAAGAATATTTGAAGTTAACTCCAGCTGGCATGAACAATTTTAAAGCCAATTGTCCGTTTCATCACGAGAAAACCCCTTCCTTTATTGTATCTCGCGATAAACAAATTTGGCATTGTTTTGGTTGTGGTGAGGGTGGTGATATTTTTACTTGGTTGCAGAAAATTGAGGGTATTGATTTTCCTGAGGCTTTAAAGATATTAGCCAAGAAAGCTAATGTGCCAATTGATTGGCACGAACCACAATATGCCAGTGAAAAGAATAAACTGTTGGATATTTCTCGCTTAGCTGCTGATTATTGGCATGACATACTTTTACACGCAACAGAGGCGCAAACAGTTCGTGATTATTTGCAGCAACGCATTGTTGATACTAAGACAGTGACCGAGTGGCAGCTGGGTTGGTCACGTGATTCCTGGGATGATCTGCTGAACTATTTGAAAAAAAATGGTTTTAGTGAAAATGAAATATTTGCCGCGGGTTTGATTGTCAAAAATGATCAGGGTAAATATTATGATCGTTTTCGTAATCGTTTGATTTTTCCGATTTACAATCATCACGGTCAGGTAATTGGTTTCACCGGTCGGACCATGAGTAATGAAGAGGCTAAGTATATTAATACACCGCAGACACTCATTTATAATAAGAGCCAAGTATTGTACGGACTGGATAAAGCCAAAACCGCTATTCGTAAAGCTGATTACGTGATTATCGTTGAAGGTAATATGGACGTTATTACTTGTGCTAATGCTGGTACCAAAAACGTAATCGGTGTTTCCGGCACGGCATTGACCACGGAGCAGATTAATTTAATTCAAAGATTCTCTAATAATGTCATGATGTCTTTTGATGCTGATGTGGCGGGTGAGCGAGCAGCCTTGCGTGGTTTGGATTTAGCTTGGCAAAGGGGATTAAATGTGAAAATTATTCGATTACTCGCCGGCAAAGACCCAGATGAATGTATAAAATTAAATAGAGATTTGTGGTTAGAATCAATACGTCAGGCGGTTAATATCATGGACTATTATTTTAGTATTATTTTGAAAGATAAGGATCTTAGTCGCTCTGATCATAAGAAAAATATTGCCGCTGACTTATTACCGCTAATAGCCAAGTTACCAGATCAAATAGAGCGATCGCATTATTTACAAAAGTTAGCAAATTTATTAAATGTTAGTGAGAAAATTTTAACTGATAAATTAAAATTGCCAACTACTAAAGACAGTTTAGCTAGTAAAACAGAGAAAGAGCAGGAAATTAATTTGGATAGCTCTTTGGATATTATCAAACACAAAATTGCTGAGGGGATCATCGCCATTTTATTGCTTTATCCCGATAAGATTCGTTTAGTTATCACTGAACTTTTACCCGAGGAATTACCAGAATTGGAACTAGCTGATATTTACAAAACGATAGTTATGTATTATAATAGTATTGATTCAAGCCAAATAAATAATAATTTACTAGGCCGTAGCAATTTGCATGATTTTTTGGAAAAACAACGGCCAGATTGGCTAAATAGAATAACAACTTTAGAGCTCCTAGCAACTAAGGAATTTTCTGATTTGCAACCAGCAGAAATTGATTATGAATTAGAACAAAGAATTCAGCGGTTGAAAAAAGAGATCCGTCTAATCAAAGTTGCAAATTTAACCAGTGTGTTAAAACAAGCCGAGGCGAGTGGTGATCAGGAGCTTATCGATCAATTATTGACACAGATTCATCAGTGTCACCAGGAATTAAAAAATTTATCTTAA